Proteins encoded by one window of Arachis hypogaea cultivar Tifrunner chromosome 1, arahy.Tifrunner.gnm2.J5K5, whole genome shotgun sequence:
- the LOC112805704 gene encoding uncharacterized protein: protein MGRHSCCVKQKLRKGLWSPEEDEKLFNHITRFGVGCWSSVPKLAGLQRCGKSCRLRWINYLRPDLKRGMFSQQEEDLIISLHEILGNRWAQIAAQLPGRTDNEIKNFWNSCLKKKLVKQGIDPATHKPLSTDDQKEEESCSKRIITTTENSKIQIPFSTALASSLNDSGYYAGDDNSNAITEASRDIFMTSNNNKPTFLDPLSSFYADFPHQPNNYHHLAPVTAVTNYCGGGFSSMPSLTNSDQGGHVSVTDQFMNSNKESSSNNSSSNMYTSVTGFSSSSPWDASAENITNKLVEPFFQFSAIKCEDLYKTSCSSWEEDQEHTHTNTASSSIHFSTYPLTSLSEDLTAANFDVFHHI, encoded by the exons ATGGGTCGCCATTCTTGCTGTGTAAAGCAGAAACTGAGGAAAGGTTTGTGGTCCCCTGAAGAAGATGAGAAGCTCTTCAATCACATAACAAGGTTCGGTGTCGGATGCTGGAGCTCCGTTCCAAAACTAGCTG GGCTGCAAAGATGTGGAAAGAGTTGCAGATTAAGATGGATAAACTATCTCAGGCCGGATTTAAAGAGAGGGATGTTCTCTCAGCAGGAGGAGGATCTTATAATCAGTCTCCATGAAATCCTTGGAAACAG GTGGGCTCAGATAGCAGCGCAGTTACCAGGAAGAACAGACAATGAGATAAAGAACTTCTGGAATTCatgtctgaagaagaagctagtgAAGCAAGGAATTGACCCAGCCACACACAAGCCTCTATCAACTGATGatcaaaaagaagaagagagctGCAGCAAGAGAATCATCACGACGACAGAGAATTCCAAGATACAAATTCCATTCTCAACGGCCTTGGCCTCATCGCTGAACGATTCCGGTTACTACGCCGGCGATGATAACAGCAATGCCATAACGGAAGCTTCTAGAGACATTTTCATGACGAGTAACAATAATAAGCCAACATTTTTGGACCCTCTATCTTCATTCTATGCTGATTTTCCTCATCAGCCCAATAATTACCATCACCTAGCGCCGGTAACTGCCGTAACTAACTACTGTGGAGGAGGATTCTCTTCAATGCCGAGTCTAACCAATTCGGATCAAGGGGGACACGTGTCAGTCACAGATCAATTCATGAACAGCAACAAGGAGAGTTCAAGCAATAACAGCTCATCAAACATGTACACATCAGTAACAGGgttctcatcatcatcaccatgggACGCTAGCGCTGAAAATATTACTAACAAGCTTGTGGAACCGTTTTTTCAGTTTAGTGCTATAAAATGTGAGGATTTATACAAGACCAGTTGTTCTTCATGGGAAGAAGATCAAGAACACACTCACACTAATACTGCTTCTTCTTCCATACATTTCAGTACCTATCCCTTAACCTCACTTTCAGAAGATCTAACCGCCGCTAATTTTGATGTCTTCCACCATATATGA